In Leopardus geoffroyi isolate Oge1 chromosome B4, O.geoffroyi_Oge1_pat1.0, whole genome shotgun sequence, the DNA window atgatgctACTAAGCAATTATGAATCCTAGGAGGGTTTTGAAATGAGGCAAGAACAGATTGGAGAATAGAGGAGAGGAGGCAAATGTTGAAATATCCCCCTAGCAACTCTGCTACAATgcataaaacacacacagaatactGCTGACAAAGCAGTGCTCAGTTGAAGGAGGCGGAATAAATTAGTCATCAACTAGGTCTGAACAAATTTGCAAATTCCCCcagccatcttttaaaatttttttaatgtttatttatttttgagggagagataaacaaagtgtgagcaggggaggggcagaaagagaggaagacacagaatctgaaacaggctccaggctctgagctgtcagcacagagcccgacgcggggttcaactcacgaaccgtgagatcctgacctgagccgaagtcggacgctcaacccatgagccacccaggtgccctatcctCAGCTGTCTTTAAAGTAGAATAACAGCGGAGCGcctggacgcctgggtggctcagtcggttgagcagttgagcgtccgacttcggctcaggtcatgatctcacggttcatgagttcgaaccccgactagggctctgtgctgacagctcagagcctgcttcgagcctgcttcggattctgtgtctccctctctctctctgcccctccccacactcattctctgtctctcaaaataaataaacattaaggaaacatttaaataaataaagtagaataacAGCTATATGGAAATATCACAGTGAGTTTGAACCGAACcctagaagggaaaggagggattCCAGATAGTCAATAAGGGCATACGTGAAATCTAAATAATTAGGAAGGAGTATACACATAAAAGTGGGTCCCTACCTCTGTAATTGGGTGTAATCAAGAGAAGTTTCAAGTCCATGCCTGTATTTACTTCTAGGAAACACGCTCTTTAGATGGCCTTGAGAAACCACAGCACCATCACTGAGTTCATCCTCCTTGGGCTGTCGGCTGACCCCGAAGTCCAGGCGCCACTCTTTGTGCTTTTCCTGGGGATTTACCTCCTGACCATGATGGGGAACCTGACGATGCTGCTGGTGATCAGAGCTGATTCCCAGCTCCACACACCCATGTATTATTTCCTGAGTCATCTCTCCTTCCTggatctttgcttttcttcagtcACTGTGCCCAAGCTTCTGGAGAACCTCCTGTCTGAAAGGAAAATCATCTCAAAAGAGGGCTGCCTGATTCAAGCTTTCTTTGTGTTTGCCATTGGAGGAACAGAAATTTTCCTGCTGTCtgccatggcctatgaccgctatgctGCCATCTGCCACCCTCTGCTCTATGGCCAGATGATCAGCAGCCAGCTGTGTGTAAGGCTGGTATGGGCTTCATGGAGCCTGGGTTTCCTGGATGCAGTTATCAACATCCCCCTGGCTATGAACTTGAACTTCTGTGAAGCCCATACCATCTCCCACTACAGCTGTGAGctaccctctctctttcctttgtcctgCTCTGATGTCTTCAGCAATGTCACTGTCCTGATTGCTTCCACACTCTTGCATGGCTTTGGTACATTCTTCCTGATCTTCTTCTCTTATGCCCGTGTTGCAACCACCATCCTGAGCATC includes these proteins:
- the LOC123590600 gene encoding olfactory receptor 8S1-like, whose product is MALRNHSTITEFILLGLSADPEVQAPLFVLFLGIYLLTMMGNLTMLLVIRADSQLHTPMYYFLSHLSFLDLCFSSVTVPKLLENLLSERKIISKEGCLIQAFFVFAIGGTEIFLLSAMAYDRYAAICHPLLYGQMISSQLCVRLVWASWSLGFLDAVINIPLAMNLNFCEAHTISHYSCELPSLFPLSCSDVFSNVTVLIASTLLHGFGTFFLIFFSYARVATTILSISSTTGRSKAFSTCSSHLTTVSFFYGSAFLRYLMPTSGSPLELIFSIQYGTVTPLVNPLIYSLKNKEVKAALRRMLEKCLQWHKYQATKR